From the genome of Miscanthus floridulus cultivar M001 chromosome 10, ASM1932011v1, whole genome shotgun sequence, one region includes:
- the LOC136486758 gene encoding G-type lectin S-receptor-like serine/threonine-protein kinase At1g67520 isoform X1 — MDLKPANILLDDLMVPKITDFGLSRLDNNSQAATTSRLMSLGYCAPEYILEGKWSSKSDIYSLGVMVTEMVTGSKKGPDLTKVLRRWRHRWIKSSKHTPLGYQQVTKCLELAQRCIQINPTARPDIVYVMDELNTIDSKGGQFQEIPCLEDMLGIEPLEIHFPFKLDLQISHSIELTNDTNDYIAFITKARSRCFRIEPDKGIVPPGSKCSVTVTTQAQVNALPNNHHKEEITVLSTRVDGGLAAMDITGDVFIEKEGTVVDEVNVMVVFDKPPPADEES, encoded by the exons ATGGATCTCAAACCTGCGAATATACTGCTAGATGATCTCATGGTGCCCAAAATTACAGATTTTGGTCTATCGAGACTTGACAATAATTCACAAGCAGCGACCACATCGCGTCTTATGTCACT AGGATATTGTGCTCCAGAATACATTCTCGAAGGCAAATGGTCCAGCAAGTCAGATATATATAGTTTGGGAGTAATGGTTACAGAGATGGTGACAGGAAGTAAAAAGGGGCCTGATCTTACCAAA GTACTTAGAAGATGGAGGCACAGGTGGATTAAATCATCAAAGCATACACCCTTGGGTTATCAACAAGTGACAAAATGCCTCGAGCTGGCCCAAAGATGCATCCAAATTAACCCGACAGCCAGACCTGACATAGTATACGTAATGGATGAGCTCAACACAATAGATAGTAAGGGTGGCCAATTCCAG GAAATCCCTTGCCTGGAGGACATGCTTGGGATTGAGCCGCTGGAAATACACTTCCCCTTTAAACTTGACCTGCAGATATCACACTCAATTGAGCTGACCAACGATACGAATGATTACATTGCCTTCATAACAAAGGCAAGGTCACGCTGCTTCCGCATAGAGCCAGACAAGGGCATTGTCCCACCAGGATCCAAGTGTAGTGTCACCGTAACAACGCAAGCACAGGTCAATGCACTGCCAAATAATCACCACAAGGAGGAGATCACCGTGCTGAGCACCAGAGTAGATGGAGGTCTTGCTGCTATGGATATAACTGGAGACGTGTTCATTGAGAAGGAGGGTACTGTGGTTGACGAGGTGAATGTGATggttgtttttgacaaaccacCACCGGCTGATGAGGAATCCTGA